A stretch of Pontibacter akesuensis DNA encodes these proteins:
- a CDS encoding winged helix-turn-helix transcriptional regulator: MANKMGYLSCLETVKPVRDAIDVINGKWKLPIIISVMTGNGRFTDIQDSIPGITPKVLAKELKDLEQHQLIKRVVVEDYPVKILYRPEPYAHTLTPIIEALKGWGLNHRKKIFEKD, from the coding sequence ATGGCTAACAAAATGGGGTACCTGTCCTGCCTGGAAACGGTAAAGCCGGTGCGGGATGCGATCGACGTAATTAATGGCAAATGGAAATTGCCCATCATCATCTCTGTAATGACCGGCAATGGGCGGTTCACCGATATACAGGATAGTATTCCCGGGATCACCCCGAAGGTGCTGGCCAAGGAACTCAAGGACCTGGAGCAGCACCAGCTGATAAAGCGGGTGGTGGTAGAGGATTACCCGGTGAAGATCCTCTACAGGCCGGAACCCTATGCCCATACCTTAACTCCTATCATCGAAGCCTTGAAGGGTTGGGGGCTGAACCACCGGAAGAAGATCTTTGAAAAGGACTAG
- a CDS encoding alpha/beta hydrolase → MASRLILAILLVSSATAMAQDGTIYPLKAPAEPNSIPLGTGGVNGQKAPETWFRQWGDPMARNVSTATLTPFLPAPGKANGTAVIVAPGGGFRWLSMDNEGWEVAKALSEKGIAAFVLKYRLHPTPESLDDFKAWMNRPPAAPAAPSDTSPSATPPGMPQLDLSTQLADAEAAYALILKRAKEWGVDTDRIGMIGFSAGAGLTMHATLNSKTMKLAFIGPIYGGMGPVEVPKNAPPMFNVIATDDFLFRGQFGVVDSWYKAGIPVEFHLYQNGGHGFGLGNPDRTSNRWFDAFMHWLEVNKFLKNEPNK, encoded by the coding sequence ATGGCTAGCAGATTAATTCTGGCCATATTGTTAGTTTCGTCTGCTACAGCAATGGCACAGGATGGCACCATCTATCCACTCAAAGCCCCTGCCGAGCCGAATTCTATCCCGCTCGGTACAGGTGGTGTAAATGGCCAGAAAGCCCCTGAAACTTGGTTCCGCCAGTGGGGCGACCCTATGGCGCGAAACGTCTCAACTGCCACCTTAACCCCCTTCCTGCCTGCCCCGGGCAAGGCAAATGGCACAGCCGTAATTGTGGCACCCGGCGGCGGTTTCAGGTGGCTTTCTATGGACAACGAGGGCTGGGAAGTTGCCAAAGCACTCTCTGAAAAAGGAATCGCTGCTTTTGTCCTGAAATACCGGCTTCATCCTACTCCCGAATCGCTTGATGACTTTAAAGCTTGGATGAATCGCCCTCCCGCGGCTCCGGCCGCGCCTTCTGACACTTCACCAAGTGCAACCCCGCCAGGCATGCCGCAGCTGGACCTGTCTACCCAGCTCGCAGACGCCGAGGCTGCTTACGCTCTAATTCTCAAACGAGCCAAAGAATGGGGTGTCGATACGGACAGAATAGGCATGATCGGGTTTTCTGCGGGCGCCGGCCTTACCATGCATGCAACGCTAAACTCCAAGACCATGAAACTGGCCTTCATAGGTCCTATCTATGGCGGTATGGGCCCAGTGGAGGTGCCGAAAAACGCGCCGCCCATGTTCAATGTAATCGCAACTGATGACTTCCTTTTCCGCGGGCAGTTCGGGGTGGTTGATTCCTGGTACAAAGCGGGCATACCTGTCGAGTTTCACCTCTACCAGAACGGCGGCCATGGCTTCGGGCTTGGAAACCCAGACCGGACCAGTAATCGCTGGTTCGATGCCTTCATGCACTGGCTGGAGGTAAACAAATTTCTCAAGAACGAGCCCAATAAGTGA
- a CDS encoding glycoside hydrolase family 43 protein: MGFEGNSQTKGRMAKNAPVFSNFVYEGKDEVYKNYPLNEGEFYNPILQGAYPDPAITRKGGDYYMVHSSFAMFPGVPIFHSRDLVNWTQIGHVLDCTSQLNVHDTGISAGVYAPDIEYNPNNDTFYMITTAFAGGLGNIVVKTKDPSKGWSEPNKLQFNGIDPSLFFDDNGKAYVVHNDAPDKGKELYEGHRVIKIWEYDLEKDQVVAGTDKIIVDGGVDIGKKPIWIEAPHIYKKDGRYFLMCAEGGTGGNHSEVVFVSDDPRGPYTPAPNNPILSQRHLNPNRQNKVDWAGHADLVEGPDGKHYGVFLAIRPNEKGRVNIGRETFILPVDWSGEFPVFVNGLVPLEPKLKTPAGVKNKTGEEGYFPNGNFTFTDNFTSDKLDHRWIGLRGPREAFVSSTKKGLKINPFPVNIKEIKPTSTLFHRQQHNSFSYTTTLDYRPASEKDLAGIVALQSESFNYVFGVTKKDKDYYVVLQRTEKGQSKVIASRKIDARKPIRLQVKADEDDYQFSYSTNGTDFVNLGGTVSGDILSTNVAGGFTGTLLGLYATSANDAYPQ, encoded by the coding sequence ATGGGATTTGAGGGAAACAGCCAGACAAAGGGGAGGATGGCAAAGAATGCACCCGTGTTTTCCAATTTTGTGTATGAAGGAAAAGACGAGGTATACAAAAACTACCCTCTGAATGAAGGTGAGTTTTACAATCCTATTTTGCAGGGCGCTTATCCCGATCCGGCAATTACCCGCAAAGGCGGTGATTACTATATGGTGCACTCATCCTTTGCCATGTTTCCCGGAGTGCCGATTTTCCACTCCAGGGATTTGGTAAACTGGACACAGATTGGGCATGTGCTGGATTGTACTTCGCAGCTGAACGTGCACGATACAGGAATCAGCGCCGGGGTATATGCACCGGATATAGAGTATAATCCGAACAACGACACTTTTTATATGATTACGACAGCATTTGCTGGAGGGCTGGGAAATATTGTCGTGAAAACCAAAGACCCATCAAAAGGCTGGAGCGAGCCCAACAAGTTACAATTCAACGGAATCGACCCCTCTCTTTTCTTTGATGACAACGGGAAAGCCTATGTGGTGCATAACGATGCCCCGGATAAAGGAAAAGAACTTTATGAAGGGCACCGGGTGATAAAGATTTGGGAGTATGACCTTGAAAAGGACCAGGTAGTTGCCGGGACCGACAAGATTATAGTTGACGGCGGGGTTGATATTGGAAAAAAGCCCATCTGGATTGAAGCCCCTCATATCTACAAAAAAGACGGGCGTTATTTTTTAATGTGTGCCGAAGGCGGTACGGGTGGAAACCACAGCGAAGTTGTTTTTGTAAGTGATGATCCGAGAGGTCCTTATACACCTGCACCAAACAATCCCATCCTTTCACAAAGACATCTTAATCCCAATAGGCAAAACAAGGTGGACTGGGCCGGACATGCCGACTTAGTGGAGGGGCCTGATGGCAAACATTATGGCGTGTTCCTGGCTATTCGTCCAAACGAAAAGGGCAGGGTAAACATTGGCCGTGAGACATTCATTCTGCCTGTCGACTGGTCTGGTGAGTTTCCCGTTTTTGTAAATGGGCTTGTACCCCTGGAACCAAAGCTGAAGACGCCAGCAGGGGTCAAAAACAAAACCGGCGAAGAAGGTTACTTTCCCAACGGCAATTTTACTTTCACCGATAATTTCACTTCTGACAAATTGGATCACAGGTGGATTGGTCTAAGAGGCCCCCGAGAGGCGTTTGTTTCTTCTACAAAGAAAGGATTGAAGATAAATCCCTTCCCGGTGAATATTAAGGAAATCAAACCTACCTCAACGCTCTTTCACCGACAACAGCACAACAGCTTCTCCTATACCACAACGCTTGATTACAGGCCGGCCTCAGAAAAGGATTTAGCCGGTATAGTGGCTTTGCAAAGCGAAAGTTTCAATTACGTTTTTGGTGTTACCAAAAAAGACAAGGATTACTATGTGGTGTTGCAAAGAACAGAGAAGGGACAATCCAAGGTTATTGCCAGCCGCAAAATAGATGCTAGGAAGCCTATACGGCTACAGGTTAAGGCAGACGAAGATGACTACCAGTTTAGCTATTCAACGAATGGAACCGACTTCGTGAATTTGGGAGGTACTGTTTCAGGGGATATCCTTTCAACCAATGTGGCAGGAGGTTTCACGGGTACTTTGCTTGGATTGTACGCCACTTCTGCAAACGATGCTTACCCCCAGTAA
- a CDS encoding SDR family oxidoreductase → MSKIALVVGVSGITGSNLAEELVKQGWTTYGLARNPNISIEGLQPVAADLLSPESLSAALADVAPTHVFFTSWTRMETEAENIRVNAAMVRNLLDALAPKKSVQHVALVTGLKHYLGPFEAYAKEGFLPETPLREEQPRLDIENFYYAQEDEVYAAAARDGFTWSIHRPHTVIGKAVGNQMNLGTTLAVYATICRETNRPFRFPGSEAQWNGLSDVTDSRVLAKHLVWAATTEAARNGAFNVVNGEYFRWKWLWKRLASWFGVEPVGFDGTVHPLQDQMAQDSPVWREIAERDNLAEPDLSRLASPWHTDLDLGRPIEVMTDMSKSRKLGFTVYQQTEESFFDLFKQLRNDRLIP, encoded by the coding sequence ATGAGTAAAATAGCCTTAGTGGTAGGTGTAAGCGGGATCACGGGAAGCAACCTGGCAGAAGAACTGGTAAAGCAGGGCTGGACGACCTATGGCCTGGCCCGAAATCCTAACATTAGCATAGAGGGTTTACAGCCAGTTGCAGCAGACCTTCTTAGCCCTGAAAGCCTGTCAGCCGCCCTTGCCGATGTTGCGCCTACGCACGTGTTTTTCACCAGCTGGACGCGCATGGAAACGGAGGCAGAAAATATCAGGGTGAATGCAGCGATGGTTCGCAACCTGCTGGATGCCTTGGCTCCGAAGAAGTCGGTGCAGCACGTTGCGCTGGTAACTGGACTCAAGCATTACCTGGGCCCTTTTGAGGCCTATGCCAAGGAGGGATTTCTGCCCGAAACGCCCTTGCGCGAGGAGCAGCCACGGCTGGACATAGAGAACTTTTATTATGCGCAGGAAGATGAAGTGTATGCCGCTGCCGCCCGTGATGGCTTCACCTGGAGCATTCACCGCCCGCACACAGTTATTGGCAAGGCGGTAGGCAACCAGATGAACTTAGGAACCACCTTGGCCGTCTACGCCACCATTTGCAGGGAAACGAATCGCCCGTTCCGATTTCCTGGATCAGAAGCGCAATGGAACGGCCTGTCGGACGTGACCGACTCCCGGGTACTGGCCAAACACCTGGTATGGGCAGCCACAACGGAAGCCGCCCGTAACGGAGCATTCAATGTAGTGAACGGAGAGTACTTTCGCTGGAAATGGCTGTGGAAGCGCCTGGCTAGTTGGTTTGGTGTGGAGCCTGTCGGCTTTGACGGCACCGTTCATCCCCTGCAGGATCAGATGGCCCAAGATAGTCCCGTGTGGCGTGAAATTGCAGAGCGGGACAACCTAGCCGAACCTGATCTGAGTCGATTGGCATCGCCCTGGCATACTGACCTGGACCTGGGACGTCCGATTGAGGTGATGACGGACATGTCGAAGAGCCGCAAGCTGGGATTTACTGTTTATCAGCAAACGGAAGAGTCGTTTTTCGACCTGTTCAAGCAACTGCGTAACGATCGGTTGATTCCCTGA
- a CDS encoding NADPH-dependent F420 reductase — MNIGIIGSGNIGSILAGYLTALGHEVLIANSRGPQSLSEVAERTGARAVTTDEAAGAKDLVIIAIPEKAIVDLPKSVLSTSKAIVIDAGNYYPSRDGKNADIEGGLTDSEWVAKVIGHSVIKAFNNITAPSLASKAVPAGAPNRIALSVAGNEEEQKQIVMKLIDKIGFDAIDGGLLSDSWRQQPGEPAYCQDLDKDTLKAALQQADISKRAENLAQADEMARPFFEKTMINKEAEK, encoded by the coding sequence ATGAATATAGGAATAATTGGATCAGGAAACATTGGAAGTATACTTGCCGGGTATCTGACGGCTCTCGGGCACGAGGTTTTGATTGCAAATTCACGTGGGCCTCAATCATTAAGCGAAGTTGCCGAGAGAACCGGGGCCCGGGCTGTGACGACAGATGAAGCTGCAGGCGCTAAGGATCTTGTCATCATCGCTATCCCAGAGAAAGCAATAGTGGATCTTCCCAAATCCGTTCTTTCCACCTCTAAAGCCATCGTTATCGATGCGGGTAATTACTACCCTTCCCGCGACGGCAAGAATGCTGATATCGAAGGTGGGTTAACGGATAGCGAGTGGGTCGCGAAGGTAATTGGTCATTCGGTGATCAAGGCTTTCAACAATATCACAGCGCCAAGTTTAGCTTCCAAGGCTGTTCCGGCCGGAGCACCAAATCGAATTGCATTATCGGTTGCAGGTAATGAAGAAGAACAAAAACAGATTGTCATGAAACTCATTGATAAAATAGGTTTTGATGCCATCGATGGGGGTTTGCTGTCCGATTCGTGGAGACAGCAGCCGGGTGAACCTGCCTATTGCCAGGATCTCGATAAAGACACGTTGAAAGCCGCCTTGCAGCAGGCTGACATCAGTAAACGCGCTGAGAACCTTGCTCAGGCTGATGAGATGGCACGTCCGTTTTTTGAAAAAACAATGATTAACAAAGAAGCTGAAAAATGA
- a CDS encoding glycoside hydrolase family 43 protein yields the protein MRKLLRLGLLALVCLSTLPSQGQGAQNPIIHADVPDIALIRVGDTYYMSSTTMHMSPGLPIMKSKDLVNWELVNYAYDTLGDVDALNLANGESAYGKGSWASSLRFHDDTYYVTTFAQTTGKTYIYTTKDIEKGPWKAHSFEPSLHDHTLFFEDDGRAYMIWGGGQLKMAALKEDLSGTKPGTERVLIEDATAPAGPHVGLPAEGSQLFKVNGKYYLFNIAWPKDGMRTVIVHRADKITGPYEGRVVLQDKGVAQGGLIDTPGGDWYAYLFRDHGAVGRIPYLVPVKWENGWPALGVNGKVPDTLNLPASTGLLPGVVASDEFARKKGEAALPLVWQWNHNPDNRLWSVTKRKGHLSLTTGRVDSSFLLARNTLTQRTVGPESTGETLIDVSKMKEGDFAGLALLQQRYGLVGVKSENGAKSIVVVNAQSGGPVEQEKVPLRQSKVYLKAACDFRYRKDVTNFFYSLDGKTWVRIGAPLKMAYTIPHFMGYRFGLFNYATKTPGGQVDFDYFRIHHQNTEVE from the coding sequence ATGAGAAAGCTTTTACGATTGGGTTTATTAGCCCTTGTTTGCCTAAGCACCTTGCCTTCGCAAGGGCAAGGTGCTCAGAACCCTATCATTCATGCCGATGTTCCTGACATTGCCTTGATCAGGGTAGGGGATACGTACTATATGAGCAGTACCACCATGCACATGAGCCCGGGGTTGCCCATCATGAAGTCCAAAGATCTTGTTAACTGGGAACTGGTGAATTATGCCTATGACACCCTGGGAGACGTGGACGCGTTGAACTTGGCCAATGGGGAAAGTGCCTATGGCAAAGGCTCCTGGGCCAGCAGCCTTCGTTTTCATGACGACACCTACTACGTGACCACCTTCGCCCAAACGACCGGGAAAACCTACATTTACACGACGAAGGACATCGAAAAAGGCCCCTGGAAAGCCCATTCCTTTGAGCCTTCCCTTCATGACCATACTTTATTTTTCGAAGATGACGGCCGCGCTTACATGATCTGGGGCGGCGGGCAGTTGAAGATGGCAGCGTTGAAGGAGGATCTTTCAGGAACAAAGCCAGGTACGGAAAGGGTCCTGATAGAAGATGCAACGGCACCTGCCGGCCCCCATGTAGGGCTGCCGGCCGAAGGCTCCCAGCTTTTCAAGGTGAACGGGAAATATTACCTCTTCAACATCGCCTGGCCCAAAGACGGTATGCGGACGGTCATTGTGCATCGGGCAGATAAGATCACCGGACCCTATGAAGGCCGGGTGGTGCTGCAAGACAAGGGAGTGGCGCAGGGCGGATTGATTGATACGCCGGGCGGTGATTGGTACGCGTACCTGTTCCGGGACCATGGGGCCGTGGGCCGTATCCCGTATTTGGTGCCGGTAAAATGGGAGAATGGCTGGCCGGCCTTGGGCGTCAACGGCAAAGTGCCCGATACCCTGAACCTACCCGCCAGTACAGGCCTCCTGCCGGGTGTTGTGGCATCAGATGAATTTGCGCGTAAGAAAGGCGAGGCGGCCTTGCCCCTGGTCTGGCAGTGGAACCATAACCCAGACAACAGGCTTTGGTCTGTTACAAAGCGGAAAGGCCACCTGAGCCTAACCACCGGGCGGGTGGACTCGTCCTTTCTGCTGGCCAGAAATACCCTCACCCAGCGCACTGTCGGGCCGGAGAGCACCGGTGAAACCCTGATAGACGTATCGAAGATGAAGGAAGGTGATTTTGCCGGCCTTGCTTTGCTGCAGCAGCGATACGGCTTGGTTGGGGTCAAGTCAGAGAACGGAGCTAAATCCATTGTGGTGGTCAATGCCCAATCTGGTGGTCCGGTAGAGCAGGAGAAAGTGCCTCTCAGGCAGAGCAAGGTGTACCTGAAGGCCGCGTGTGATTTCAGGTACCGCAAAGATGTGACGAACTTCTTCTACAGCCTGGATGGGAAGACATGGGTTAGGATTGGGGCTCCACTGAAGATGGCCTACACCATTCCGCACTTTATGGGGTACCGCTTCGGGCTGTTCAACTACGCCACCAAAACACCGGGCGGCCAAGTGGATTTCGATTATTTCCGCATCCATCACCAGAATACGGAGGTGGAATAA
- a CDS encoding glycoside hydrolase family 43 protein produces MYAFCLVSFLAQAQNPIIQTAYTADPAPMVHNNKLYLYTSHDEDGSTWFTMNDWKLYTTEDMVNWTDHGAILAYSDFSWARINAWAPQCIERGGKFYMYVPLTTHDNQMAIGVAVANSPYGPFRDPLGKPLIQSGGGDIDPSIFLDDDGQAYLYWGNPKSFYVKLNEDMISYQGEIVQVPNTVASFGRREGSPERPTTYEEGPWLYKRKGLYYLLFAAGPLPEHIGYSTSANPTGPWKYQGVLMSTEGSSFTNHPGIIDFKGKTYFFYHNGALPGGGGFTRSVSVEEVTFKKDGTIQPMKMTKGITRGLAPLNPFVKNEAETIAWSEGVKSMQNEKVGVFVTALRNGAYTKVKDVDFRKTGASKFTARLGTTHNTEVNLEVRLGSVEGELIGTVKAPLTGGNDRWALVASSVKKVTGIHDVYFVFKGKEASNILFFDYWMFSE; encoded by the coding sequence ATGTACGCTTTCTGTCTGGTGTCGTTTCTCGCCCAGGCGCAAAACCCCATCATCCAAACCGCCTATACTGCCGACCCGGCCCCCATGGTACATAACAATAAGCTGTACCTGTACACCAGCCACGATGAAGACGGCTCTACCTGGTTTACCATGAATGACTGGAAGCTGTATACCACCGAGGACATGGTGAACTGGACAGACCATGGCGCCATACTGGCCTATTCCGATTTCAGTTGGGCCAGGATAAATGCGTGGGCCCCGCAATGCATAGAACGGGGAGGTAAATTTTACATGTATGTTCCCTTAACCACCCATGATAACCAAATGGCCATTGGGGTAGCGGTTGCCAACAGCCCCTACGGGCCGTTCCGAGACCCGCTGGGCAAACCCTTGATCCAAAGTGGAGGAGGGGACATTGACCCTTCGATTTTCCTGGATGACGATGGGCAGGCCTACCTGTATTGGGGCAACCCGAAGAGTTTCTACGTCAAACTGAACGAAGACATGATATCCTACCAGGGCGAAATCGTGCAAGTTCCCAACACCGTAGCATCGTTTGGCAGGCGCGAAGGCAGTCCGGAGCGGCCTACCACCTATGAGGAAGGTCCATGGCTTTATAAGCGCAAAGGGTTGTACTATCTGCTATTTGCCGCAGGCCCCCTGCCGGAGCACATCGGTTATTCCACCAGCGCCAACCCTACCGGCCCCTGGAAATACCAGGGCGTTTTAATGTCTACCGAGGGCAGCAGTTTTACCAACCACCCGGGCATCATAGATTTTAAGGGGAAAACCTATTTCTTCTACCATAACGGGGCCTTGCCTGGCGGTGGCGGCTTTACCCGCTCCGTTAGCGTGGAGGAGGTAACGTTCAAAAAAGACGGTACCATCCAGCCCATGAAAATGACGAAAGGAATTACCAGGGGCTTGGCCCCTTTAAACCCGTTTGTGAAGAACGAGGCGGAGACCATAGCCTGGTCTGAAGGGGTCAAGTCTATGCAGAATGAAAAAGTTGGTGTATTCGTGACGGCCCTGCGGAACGGTGCCTACACCAAAGTAAAAGACGTCGATTTCCGGAAGACGGGAGCCTCTAAATTTACTGCCAGACTTGGCACGACACATAATACTGAAGTGAACCTGGAAGTCAGGTTGGGCAGTGTAGAAGGAGAATTGATAGGAACCGTGAAAGCGCCCCTTACCGGAGGAAATGACCGGTGGGCCCTGGTAGCAAGCAGTGTTAAGAAGGTAACAGGCATCCATGATGTATACTTTGTCTTTAAAGGAAAAGAGGCAAGCAACATCCTGTTTTTTGACTATTGGATGTTTTCAGAATAG
- a CDS encoding NtaA/DmoA family FMN-dependent monooxygenase (This protein belongs to a clade of FMN-dependent monooxygenases, within a broader family of flavin-dependent oxidoreductases, the luciferase-like monooxygenase (LMM) family, some of whose members use coenzyme F420 rather than FMN.), producing MAYNESIKNDAKAGKQMLIGLHLGNGYGSQPGAWRMPGVDPENYTSFDARVKQAQAAERGKFQFIFLPDGPGAMLTDIETESPSFNLDVMLTLAAVARETKRIGLVATGSTTFNEPYNLAKQFKALDIMSHGRAGWNAVTSSGNDVAANYGRVIPSSEERYGRAHEVIQLIQALWGSWGKDAWVHDQESGQFARKDQIVPINLQGKYVASRGPLYIPPSEQGQPIIFHAGGSPNAHEMAGRFANAVIGAAFTIEDARAQRNAFREAAKRYGRDPDEIKYIPGLMTTIAKDRRAALDRRIQLAGDLIPQRVGYLQQMLGIPLDSTRMDEPLSKAQLAAARPSPYDPRAAHALKIAREGWSLRDILAHGVIDYHPVIVGPGVEAADHMQAWFEAGAADGFWISADVNTDGIDVFVDEVVPILQERGLFHQEYESKTLRGHLGAPDQYGIDPRV from the coding sequence ATGGCTTATAATGAATCAATAAAAAACGACGCCAAGGCAGGTAAACAGATGCTCATCGGTTTGCATCTTGGAAATGGATACGGCTCCCAGCCTGGGGCTTGGCGCATGCCAGGGGTGGACCCTGAGAACTACACGAGTTTCGATGCGCGGGTAAAGCAGGCGCAGGCAGCCGAGCGGGGTAAATTCCAGTTCATCTTCCTGCCCGACGGCCCTGGCGCTATGCTGACGGACATAGAGACCGAGTCACCGAGCTTCAACCTCGATGTGATGCTCACACTGGCCGCCGTGGCGCGCGAAACCAAGCGCATCGGTTTGGTCGCCACGGGGTCAACCACCTTTAACGAACCTTACAACCTGGCAAAGCAATTCAAAGCCCTGGATATTATGAGCCACGGCCGGGCGGGTTGGAACGCCGTCACCTCCAGCGGCAACGATGTGGCGGCAAACTATGGAAGGGTTATTCCATCGAGTGAGGAACGCTATGGCCGCGCCCACGAGGTCATTCAGCTCATCCAGGCGCTTTGGGGCAGCTGGGGAAAAGACGCCTGGGTGCATGACCAGGAAAGCGGCCAGTTCGCCAGGAAAGACCAGATCGTACCCATCAACCTGCAAGGCAAGTATGTCGCCTCAAGGGGGCCGCTTTATATTCCCCCATCGGAGCAGGGCCAGCCTATCATTTTTCATGCCGGCGGTAGCCCCAATGCGCACGAAATGGCTGGGCGTTTCGCCAATGCAGTCATTGGAGCGGCCTTTACCATTGAAGATGCCCGCGCCCAACGTAATGCGTTCCGGGAGGCGGCCAAACGGTACGGCCGGGACCCTGACGAGATTAAATATATCCCGGGCCTGATGACCACCATTGCCAAGGACAGGCGCGCGGCACTGGACCGCCGTATTCAGTTAGCAGGAGATTTGATTCCGCAGAGGGTGGGCTACCTGCAGCAGATGCTGGGTATCCCACTCGATTCCACCCGAATGGACGAACCGCTTTCAAAAGCGCAGTTGGCGGCAGCCCGCCCGTCCCCCTACGACCCTCGCGCAGCACACGCCCTGAAAATTGCCAGAGAAGGCTGGAGTTTGCGGGATATATTGGCCCACGGGGTCATAGACTATCACCCCGTGATCGTGGGGCCGGGTGTTGAGGCCGCCGACCACATGCAGGCGTGGTTTGAGGCAGGCGCCGCCGATGGATTCTGGATTTCGGCTGATGTCAATACAGACGGGATCGATGTCTTTGTGGACGAGGTGGTTCCCATCCTGCAGGAACGCGGGCTCTTCCACCAGGAGTATGAAAGCAAGACCCTGAGGGGGCACCTCGGCGCCCCGGACCAGTATGGGATTGACCCCCGTGTGTAA
- a CDS encoding NADPH-dependent F420 reductase — protein MKVGIIGAGLIGKTLASKFSAAGHRVTIADARGVTDIQPIALSAGATAVEMDEVIKDIEVLIVSIPLLRIPDLAKTLEGKLDDKVVVVETTNYWPHRDGKIEEIENGTVASVWVQQQMGRSVVKAFSNINAYSLAVEGKPKGSPDRIALAVAGDVQEEIDVVMRLVDDAGFDALDAGSLEDSWRQQPCSPAYCTDLQVDDLVKARASAARETLVEKQQLAFNRMQNIKSDFFEILVSGNYPEGFVDHAVDIYREINQLPPRERYSSID, from the coding sequence ATGAAAGTTGGAATAATTGGGGCCGGCTTGATCGGCAAGACACTAGCAAGCAAATTTAGTGCTGCGGGACATCGGGTTACAATCGCAGATGCCAGAGGGGTAACTGACATACAGCCTATCGCCCTATCGGCGGGTGCAACAGCAGTAGAAATGGATGAAGTGATTAAAGACATAGAGGTCCTAATCGTGTCAATACCTCTTCTTAGGATCCCGGATTTAGCGAAAACACTGGAAGGTAAGTTAGACGATAAAGTCGTAGTGGTGGAAACCACTAACTACTGGCCTCACCGTGACGGTAAAATCGAAGAGATTGAAAACGGAACCGTGGCCAGTGTATGGGTGCAACAGCAGATGGGAAGAAGCGTAGTCAAAGCTTTCAGCAATATCAATGCCTATAGCCTGGCTGTAGAAGGGAAACCCAAAGGTAGCCCTGATAGAATTGCCCTGGCGGTCGCGGGGGATGTACAGGAAGAGATTGATGTGGTCATGCGTTTGGTAGATGATGCCGGGTTTGATGCTTTAGATGCAGGTTCTTTGGAAGACTCCTGGAGACAGCAGCCTTGTAGCCCTGCTTATTGTACAGACCTACAAGTAGACGACCTTGTCAAAGCCAGGGCATCTGCAGCTAGAGAAACATTGGTGGAAAAGCAGCAACTGGCATTCAATCGAATGCAGAATATCAAATCTGATTTTTTTGAAATACTGGTTTCCGGAAATTACCCTGAAGGTTTTGTTGATCATGCGGTAGACATATACAGGGAAATCAATCAGCTTCCCCCGAGAGAACGCTACAGTAGCATTGACTAA